A single Methylobacterium sp. 17Sr1-1 DNA region contains:
- a CDS encoding lipoprotein has translation MFRPRTLVLLGLITLSAGACGRRGPLEPPPAAAPAVQPQAGGNAGGTRPKTGTAAVNTLPAGVGLSAGASAPDPEDELPSAAVAAPTGIPAPTESSSRRRKGYVIPKEPFPLDPIL, from the coding sequence GTGTTCCGTCCCCGTACCCTCGTCCTCCTCGGCCTGATCACCCTCTCGGCCGGAGCCTGCGGCCGGCGCGGCCCGCTCGAGCCGCCGCCCGCGGCGGCGCCGGCCGTCCAGCCGCAAGCCGGCGGCAATGCCGGCGGGACACGGCCGAAGACCGGGACGGCCGCCGTCAACACCCTGCCGGCCGGCGTCGGGCTCTCGGCGGGCGCCTCCGCGCCCGACCCCGAGGACGAGCTGCCCTCCGCCGCCGTCGCCGCGCCGACCGGCATCCCGGCCCCGACCGAGTCGTCGTCCCGCCGCCGCAAGGGCTACGTGATCCCCAAGGAGCCCTTCCCCCTCGACCCGATCCTCTGA
- the lysA gene encoding diaminopimelate decarboxylase has product MHHFTYRDGVLHAEDVDLARLAGAVGTPFYCYASATLERHYRVFAEAFSGDDALVCYAMKANSNQAVLATLARLGAGMDIVSEGELRRALAAGVPGERIVFSGVGKTETEMAAALDARILCFNVESEPELEQLSRVAAAKGATAPVSIRVNPDVDARTHAKISTGKSENKFGIPISRAREVYDRAARLPGLSLVGVDMHIGSQITDLAPYDNAAALLCGLARDLMAAGHRLHHVDFGGGLGIPYRDDNAPPPDPAAFASVLRPHFKPLGLKPVFEIGRMIAGNAGVLVTRVVYVKHGEGRTFVIVDAAMNDLIRPTLYEAYHALRPVAEPKPDAGRLTADVVGPVCESGDYLALTREMPEVRPGDLIAVMSAGAYGAVQACTYNTRLLVPEVLVRGAYHAVIRPRPTYEELIGLDRVPEWLAA; this is encoded by the coding sequence ATGCACCACTTCACCTATCGCGACGGCGTGCTCCACGCCGAGGACGTCGACCTGGCACGGCTCGCGGGCGCGGTCGGCACCCCGTTCTACTGCTACGCCTCCGCCACCCTGGAGCGGCATTACCGGGTCTTCGCCGAGGCGTTCTCCGGGGACGACGCGCTGGTCTGCTACGCCATGAAGGCGAACTCGAACCAGGCGGTGCTCGCCACCCTCGCGCGCCTCGGCGCCGGCATGGACATCGTCTCGGAGGGCGAGCTGCGCCGGGCGCTGGCCGCTGGCGTGCCGGGCGAGCGGATCGTGTTCTCGGGCGTCGGCAAGACCGAGACCGAGATGGCGGCGGCGCTCGACGCCCGCATCCTGTGCTTCAACGTCGAGAGCGAGCCCGAACTGGAGCAGCTGTCGCGGGTCGCCGCCGCGAAGGGCGCGACGGCGCCGGTCTCGATCCGGGTCAACCCTGACGTCGATGCCCGCACCCACGCCAAGATCTCGACCGGCAAGTCCGAGAACAAGTTCGGCATCCCGATCTCCCGTGCCCGCGAGGTCTACGACCGGGCAGCCCGCCTGCCGGGCCTGTCGCTGGTCGGCGTCGACATGCATATCGGCAGCCAGATCACCGACCTCGCGCCCTACGACAACGCCGCCGCCCTGCTCTGCGGCCTCGCCCGCGACCTGATGGCGGCCGGCCACAGGCTCCACCACGTCGATTTCGGCGGCGGCCTCGGCATCCCCTACCGCGACGACAACGCGCCCCCGCCGGACCCGGCCGCCTTCGCTTCGGTGCTGCGGCCGCATTTCAAGCCATTGGGCCTCAAGCCGGTCTTCGAGATCGGCCGGATGATCGCCGGCAATGCCGGCGTGCTCGTCACGCGGGTGGTCTACGTCAAGCACGGCGAGGGCCGCACCTTCGTGATCGTCGATGCGGCGATGAACGACCTGATCCGCCCGACGCTCTACGAGGCCTACCACGCCCTGCGCCCGGTGGCCGAGCCGAAGCCCGACGCGGGCCGCCTCACCGCCGACGTGGTCGGCCCGGTCTGCGAGAGCGGCGACTACCTGGCGCTCACCCGCGAGATGCCGGAGGTCAGGCCCGGCGACCTGATCGCCGTGATGTCGGCCGGCGCCTACGGCGCGGTGCAGGCCTGCACCTACAACACCCGGCTCCTGGTGCCGGAGGTGCTGGTGCGGGGAGCCTATCACGCGGTGATCCGCCCGCGGCCGACCTACGAGGAGCTGATCGGGCTCGACCGGGTGCCGGAGTGGCTCGCGGCCTGA